The genomic segment GCACCATGTCATCATCCCATCATTGGCCGACAAGCGACTCACCAGCAGTGGCCGAGTGTGACGGGGATGGTGGCCAGGGCGACGGTGTGGTCAGCAAGCACTACCGGTGATGGGTCAGTGGCGGCTGGTGGGGCACATGTCTAGGGCTAGTGGCGCAAGAGTGGGCGGTCGGACGAGTATGGGTGGGATCAGGTGCTGATGATCCCACCCGACCTTAGTGGGCTAAAATTAGTGGGATTGCTACAGCTTCTTTGAGAGTCCAAACGAGATgttagatagcaaaatggaaacatctcaacgagatctacgcCATCTATGATCTCTGATCGTCCATCTAGGCAACAAATCAAAAAGGCACATTTTGCATCCCTCGTGGGTCCTGCGGTAACTTCTAAGTTTCGAAAATTCTCGGGTATTACAGTTATCAACCACGCACAAacatggttgacctcaccaataAGGTTGATCCTTGAAtacaaatcgagaacacaagcaagaatataaaagatgcaatctgaaattaCGAATAATATTAAGCACACAATAAagtggggttccacaaaccaatGTAGCAGCCTAGTCGATCTGGTACAGAAGTGAACATCTCACAAGCAATAtgtgtagatgcaatctaagcaaaacccccgTCTAAAAGTGGTGGCAGCAAACTATATAAGGAAACGGGTGGCGGCGACCATTGAAGCGGCGGCCAAGGGGTGGACATCCTAGGGAACCCCTTGGGCATGCTCCTAGTGGTGGGGCGCATACCAACTTGGGTCTAGGTCCCAAATGAAATTACAAGGCCTAAAGCCTGATAAAAGGTGATACAACACCCAACAGAAATAGCAACAACTTGTTGTGACATTTTGAGGTCCTTCATGGACAAATTTGGATGTGGGATTAGATCCATtgtaaaggaaaaggaaataagTTTTCCATCAAGTACGCATAGGCCTCCATCGGACTTTGGATGAAATAATTATTATGGCCTTCGGAAGGTGGTGCTATCAGTCTGTCCTGATCTGGTTGTAGTTGTGTCGATGGAAGGGAAGTAAAGTTAGACTCGGCCATGTAGTGAAAGTAGTTGTACATCTTGGAGTAGTCATAGTTATAGTCGTGTAGCACCATATCATGATCACAATGAAGTAGGGGAAGTTGTGGCGTGCTATCGTTCATCATTGCAACAAGCTTATCGTCATGTAAACCTAAAAAATCATTCACACAAAAATATACCTCATGTATGGGTTGTATGGATTGCCTAGTTGTGGTTGCATTTGTGATGAACATGGTCTCATCACATGGTGCATTGGCAACCACAACAACAATCACGATCTACATTGACACCTCGCCAAATAACGCGTAAGGAGTATTCAACTAgttttagatcccatctaggtTAGTCACAACCCCTCTTATACTATGTCttaaagatcaatacaagaacacatAACATAGAGTTACTATCCTCCGGGAtgtctgaacctatataaaatctcTGTCTTTAATGCTTGATTTGACAAgagggagtatcccctactttCATCACGTATTCATAAGATCGACGGTTTACCAATCGTTGATACATCCCATGACCATCGCATAGAGTGGGTGTCTCTCTTTTCAGGGACAACACTTTGGTGTGTCTTGCCATTGGTGTCTACTTTTTCTACAACGGAAAGTCAGACCGTTCACGTTGCCTTGTTACATATTAGCATGTAATTTTGCCATAACATGTGCCTGTTATTATTGAGTATTGTTATTGGGGGTAAATTGCATGCTAAATCCCATGACTgaaaatgctcgatgaagaaaagCGGCTAAGTGATATTGGTGTGATAGTGTAGACCATATTCTAGGTTTTAGTTGTACTTCTTTCCCTTTGGTATCTCTAGTGTCTTTATTACTTGATCATAATTGTTGGCCATTTATCTTGTTAATTAGGATTGTTCTTTACTCTATTACTAGAACTATCACTGTTTTACCTTGATAATTGCCATAGTGGTCTAGACCGTGATTTTGTTGTTCTAAAATTTGGGATATTGGATTGTCGCTATCACACTAGTCTAGGACCTTAGATAAGTCTTTTGGTGTTGGATGGCTGTTAATTCAGTAACCCACTCTAAGAGTTATATAAATAATTAACACTTGTTGATATGTTTCTAGTATTGTCCTATCTACTTATTTTGATTGCCATATTTGATATCTATTTGGATATGGGTAGACTATCATTGCTTTACATGATCTTGAAATGGTCTTGTTATGTGTGTAACATTTGTATATGGTtgtcaatatttatttatcatattTAAATTCAGAATTAATTTAATTGGATAGTTGCTAAAACGTCATTTGAAACAATAGGTCAATCCTCTCTGTTGCTCAATGGTCCAGGACGGTAGATCACTGAATGGTTGAATGTGGCATGTTGTGTATTCCGTAGAATCACTCTCGATGACGGTTCTGGATTTTGTGACCTACTTTTCGGAAATGACCATGCTACATTGTGGGTTGGATTGTTGGCTTTTGTTAGGGTTGattttgtaagaagtgaattCTAAAATTTGTTGGTATCCATGGTTACAAAGTTATTTGTATGTTTTATCaacataaaattttcttttatggtAAGCGACGTACTATCGATAGCGAAACGTATATGATGATTTTGTCAATTACAAGTTCTGTATTTTCGGTTTTCAGTATATGGTGTATGAGTGTATGTGCGTGCGTGTGATGCTATTTGTATGTGCGTGCGTCTACAAGTTGTATGTGTGTttcaaaaaacaaacaaaaagaatCCTAGCACACAACCAAGTGGTATCAGTCGATCTTGAATTGTACAAAAAGAATGCATTCCTAGTGTCATAACCAAGGAACATTACACGATACTCTCTAAAATTATGACACATTACAGGACGATAAGCACACAACTGCCAGGTTAGATCTGAGCATGATGCATGTCCCTAACACACTGCTAAGGCAGGATCGCTACATTTGGTCACCATGCGCATCTACACTCCCTATGATTTCCGGTGCCACTAATCGAAAAGCGTACATGACCCGGGAGTAAATATCTTGGATACCATTGTAACACACTCAACTTCTTGTGTGCAGAGAGGATTACAATAAGTTGGAGCCTATTCCCAAAATGAGTACCAATCAACATCGTAAACATAATCGCACTTACATCACCAAAAAAAGAGATACATGTCAATATGTCATAACCGTGCTACTTCTCAGGATTCGGATCCTCCGCCTTCAGTTCAAACAAAAAGAGCACTTGTTCAAAATCTAAATTTGAGCAATGCCCGTCTGAACTGCACGGCAGAGGAAACCAATCCGGTTTCCTATTGTACATGTACCCGGATAGCGCGATTTGCGAAAAGGAATTCATCGCAATAGTACCGCCTTAACAAAACGGtctccggccatcgccggccGTCGTTGTGTTCCCTCGCCGTGACACCGGCGGGATCCTGAAATGCCACAGCCGGCCGGTCCCGCCCACCCGGAACCCGTCGCACAGGAACTCCTGGGCGAATACCTTCTCCACCCTCCGGTCCACGTCGTGCAGGAACACGTCCGTGTCACcctcgccgcggcgcgcgcgcgcCATGGCCGACGCCGTCCAAATCGCTGCCATCCTCCCGGGCGCCGCCGCGAAGTAACCCTTAGGCGCGTCGACCATGATCATGTCCCACTCGGTCTCGTACACCTCCGACGGCAGGTTGTGCAGCGCCAGCGGGCACGCCGAGTTGCCGCGCACGCGCACGGTGGCGTTGGCGCCGTCGGCGCCGGGGAGGCAGGCGGGGTGCTTCTTGTAGGTGGCGAGGAGGCTGTCGGCGTGGTCGAGCCGCGTGCGGTACGAGACAAGGTGCGCGCGGAGGAACGGCGACTGCGCCCGCACGACGCGGTACCACTCGGGGTCCTCCTCGAGGAAGACGGTGGCGCCGCCGGGGTTGAGCGCGTGCCAGAGCCTGGAGTCGTGGCCGAGGCCGAACACCAGCAGCCGCagcggcgcgcggcggcggagcacgGCGAGAGAGAGCGAGATCTCCTGGCGCGACTGCTGCGGCACGGTCCC from the Phragmites australis chromosome 19, lpPhrAust1.1, whole genome shotgun sequence genome contains:
- the LOC133899885 gene encoding arabinogalactan O-methyltransferase 1-like, coding for MKLPGHRLLAAGACALLLAVFFLVATLVTSPLPLLLPPLSLSLPCLPAVTAPSGSGYGAPGVAALGDAVVEYATTGTVPQQSRQEISLSLAVLRRRAPLRLLVFGLGHDSRLWHALNPGGATVFLEEDPEWYRVVRAQSPFLRAHLVSYRTRLDHADSLLATYKKHPACLPGADGANATVRVRGNSACPLALHNLPSEVYETEWDMIMVDAPKGYFAAAPGRMAAIWTASAMARARRGEGDTDVFLHDVDRRVEKVFAQEFLCDGFRVGGTGRLWHFRIPPVSRRGNTTTAGDGRRPFC